From a single Glycine soja cultivar W05 chromosome 19, ASM419377v2, whole genome shotgun sequence genomic region:
- the LOC114399096 gene encoding extensin-like, whose protein sequence is MADVEPLDASLDRLEAAMANLAAMDSDLHASHLRLDALHASMLFKLDLISQQLDTVIFRQRFPFPASMPPPQPSLSPPLLFPSSAQPPSPPLSPPPLFPSSAPSPAPPPRPHVPPPQFTPHSYDPPQLYPQEWGNPNSPRQPVLPHSYVPPPLPLQPSIPCSPSKPSSPAPKSASLPMAAYFGRSIRQSRILELPASTYFRRRQQTRLSFLSFSPSHSSDDQRNVPKHGLWLCLSQALSCNRRPRRRSHRRPSSSCSVAHRRQRPPPHPPPPPPKPPPPPSSLPPSLTQPLMVPRCGPHTHSFPRPFSLWHGSHTRLLIQTLILLGPTSPQPKSLP, encoded by the coding sequence ATGGCAGATGTCGAACCTCTCGATGCCAGCCTGGACCGGCTCGAGGCAGCCATGGCCAACCTCGCCGCAATGGATTCCGATCTCCATGCATCTCACCTTCGTTTAGACGCACTTCATGCTTCCATGCTCTTCAAACTAGATCTCATTAGCCAGCAACTGGATACCGTGATATTTCGCCAGCGCTTCCCGTTTCCTGCATCGATGCCGCCACCACAGCCGTCACTGTCGCcgccactactgtttccttctTCAGCCCAGCCACCATCGCCGCCGCTGTCGCCGCCACCACTGTTTCCTTCTTCAGCGCCGTCGCCAGCTCCTCCGCCTCGTCCTCACGTGCCTCCTCCTCAGTTCACACCACACTCATATGATCCTCCTCAGCTTTATCCTCAGGAATGGGGCAACCCAAACAGCCCAAGGCAGCCCGTGCTTCCACACTCCTACGTTCCTCCTCCCCTTCCACTGCAGCCTTCGATTCCATGTTCCCCATCCAAGCCATCTAGTCCTGCACCCAAGTCTGCATCACTCCCTATGGCAGCTTACTTTGGACGCTCCATAAGGCAGTCACGCATACTCGAGCTTCCCGCCTCCACCTATTTTCGTCGTCGTCAACAAACACGTCTCTCCTTTCTCAGTTTCTCTCCCTCTCACTCCTCTGACGACCAGAGAAATGTTCCCAAGCATGGTTTATGGCTCTGTCTTTCTCAGGCTCTTTCTTGCAACCGCCGTCCTCGTCGTCGTTCGCATCGTCGCCCTTCATCCTCTTGCTCTGTCGCTCATCGGCGTCAACGCCCGCCGCCacatccaccaccaccacctccgaaGCCCCCGCCTCCACCATCATCTCTGCCACCATCTTTAACACAACCCTTGATGGTTCCACGGTGTGGGCCACACACCCACTCCTTTCCTAGGCCGTTCAGTCTGTGGCACGGGTCACACACTCGTTTACTGATTCAGACGTTAATATTGTTAGGCCCAACTAGCCCACAACCAAAGTCACTTCCCTAA